The genomic segment TCGTCCAGCCCCTCCAGATCCCGCACCGCAAGACGCATTCGCTCGCGCAGCACGTTTTCGCGCAAATAGCGCATCGCGGCCGCCTCATCTTCAGGCGGCGGCTGTGTCCAGTGCAGTTCAGGCGCCGCCAGCACATCGTCGGTGAACCACGCTGGACGTAGCTGCGCCCATTCCGCTAGCCACGGGCTGGCCTGCAGCGCCGGCCTCATGGCAGCGCCCGCCGCTGCGCCCAGGGGTGCGCCGCCTCAAGCTGGGCCGCCAATTGCAACATCACCGCCTCACCGCCGACCGGGCCGTTGAACAAGACGCCGATGGGCAGGCCGTCCGCCGCCTGGTGCAGTGGCACGCTCATCGACGGCGTGCCGGTGAGGTTGGCCAACTGGGTGAAAGGCACCCGCGCCAGCTGCGTGTTGGTCATCTCGTCCACCACGCCGGTTTTCAGCAGCGCACGCCCCAGGTTGCCGGCCAAAAGCGGCTTCACCAGCCATTGCTGCCACGCCGGCATGTCCTGGCTGCCGATGCGCGCCGGTGGCTGGGCCAGGCTGGGGGTCAGGTAAAGGTCATAGTGCTGGTAGAACGCGCCGAGGGCGCGACTGAAGTCGTTCCAGCGCCGCCGCTGTTGCACATAGTCGGCAGCGCTGATGGCCCGACCCAGCAGGGCCAGTACGCGCGTCTCCAGCTCGAAGTCCGCTTCGTCGGCACCTGCCGCCACCGCCTCGGCAACACTGGCGGCAACCTGACCGAAATACAAATGAAAGTAGGCGCGGGCCAGCATCTGACCGTCGATGTCCGGCGCGGCCGCCTCGACGTGATGCCCCAGCGCCACCAGCTGCGCCGCGGTTCGTTCCACCGCCGCACGATGCTCGGCGTGGACCGGGGTGCCCAACGGCGAGTGCTCGCAGAAGGCGATGCGCAGGGGCCCGGGCGGCCTGGCACTTTGCTGCCGAAACGGCGTGGCGCCGGTCGTGAAGGGATACGGCTCGCCCGCTTGCGGCCCGGCCATGACGTCAAGCATGGCGGCCGCGTCACGAACGCTGTTGCTGACGACGCCGTCGGCACTGGCGCCTTCCCAGACCTCGCCCTGCGCCGGGCCCACCGACACCCGGCCACGACCGGGGCGAAAGCCGAACAGGCCGCACATGGCCGCCGGGATGCGAATCGAACCGCCGCCGTCATTGGCACCCGCCATCGGCACGATGCCCGCCGCCACCGCGGCGGCCGAGCCGCCGCTGGAACCGCCCGACGTCAGGTCAAGCTGCCAGGGGTTGCGCGTCGGCCCCCACAGCAGCGGCTCGGTGGTGCCTTTAAGTCCCAGCTCCGGGGTATTGGTCTTGCCAAAAATGACCAGCCCGGCCTTGAGCCATTGCTCGACCATGTGGGCGTGGCGCGACGGCACGTTGTCGCGCAGCGCCCGCGATCCGCAGGCGGTCGGCACGCCGGCGTAGTCTTGGACCAGGTCCTTGATCAGAAACGGCACACCGGCGAAAAGGCCATCAAGCGGCTGCCGGGCGCGCGCCTCCGCCTCGCCAGCCATGTCGACGATGACGGCGTTGATTTGCGGGTTGACCGCCGCCGACCGCGCCCGGGCGAGTGCCAACAATTCGACCGCCGTGGTCTGGCCGCTGGCGACGATTTCGGCAAGGCCTAGGCCGTCCAGCTGTCGGTATTCATCGAAATTCAACGTCAACTCCCTTGGGCGATATTCCGCGTCAGAATTGGCGCCTGAAGGCTACAGAAACTCGCAGAGGTAAGCGGCCGGGCCGCCCACGGCTTCGACGTCGAAGCCGCTGGACGCGGGAATTTCGAAGCAGGTCCCCGCCGGATAGCTCAGCCACTCGTGGCGGCCATCGAGTTTGGCCCGCAACGCGCCGCTGACGACGGTCATGCGTTCGGCGGCCTCGGTGCCGAAGTGGTAACTGCCGGGTTCAATCACGCCGACACTGGCGCGCCGGCCGAGACGCTCAAAGCCGACACTCTGCACCGCACCCTCGAAGTAGACGCTGTGTTTCAACACGCTTGACGCTCCTGATCACACACAAAAAACCCGCCAGCGTCGTCGAGACGCGGGCGGGTGGCCTTGCCACCTGACTCGGCTCAGTATCTTACGGGCTGAGCGTTCCACAGTGGCGGCGCCGGGGGCGGCACGTTGGGCCGATTGAGGGTGGGAACCCCATCGTTCGGATGCGGCACCACACCGTAAGGATCACTGGCGCTCATGCCATAGGCCTGCACCCAATGCCGCAATCGCGCCAGGTTGGCGGCAATTTCCGGATCGTCGGGCGACAGCCGCGAGGCGCGCTCGAGCAGTTCGATGGCTTCGTAGTAATGCCCCTGCTCGCTACGCACCACCGCCATGTTGTTGATGGCCGCGGGATCGAAGGGGTTGACTTGCAGCGCTTCCTGCAGGGCCTGCTCGGCCGCATCGGGTTGCCCTTCGGCCAGATACTGCCGGGCGACCATGTCCTGGGTCACGAACGACGACTGGCCCTCGGGCTCGAACGGCGTTTCGCGCACGGGCACCGGGTAGGTGTTGCGCAGTGGCCCGGCGGTTTCAACGCGGTAGTCGGCGTCGCCGACCGGAATGATCTGACGCTCGGACGCCGTGCTGGCGCAGCCGGCCAGCGACACTGCGGTCAGCGTGACCCAGATTCGGAAGACGCTCATAGCCGGGGATCCCCGAAGTTGTAATAAGGAAGCAAGGGTGCCGGCGGAATCGACACCCGCCCTTGCGGCGTCATCAGGTAACGGATGTAGGCCGAGGCGTAGGCCTCGTCGTAATCGCGTGCGTTGTCGAGACCGAAGCGCGCGCCGGCGACGAGTTGCGAGGTGATCAGGTATTCCAGGGCACCGCCCAGCGAAAAGCCGACGCCGCTGGAGCTCTGCCCGGCATAACCGCCCGAAAACTCAAGGTCGGGGTTGTCGAGCACCAGCTCGTCGACCGCCGTTTGCAGGGCAGAGTCGTTGGGGAACAGCGGCGCGCCGTCTTCGCGGAACCCCTGGATGCCCAGCGAGGCGTTGAGTCGGTACGACAACCGGTTTCGCCCGCCGACCCACTCCACCGGGATCGCCAACGCCACATACGACTGCGGACTGAAGTAGCCGCCATGACCGAAGGTGAAGCGGCGCAGGTTCTCGTCGTAGGCGAAGGTCGTGAGGTTAAGGCCCCAGGTGACGCGCATGTCGCGCCGCTCGATGGCGCGGGCGTAGAACCCGGCACCCAGCTCATAGGACTGGTTGCGGGCGACATTTTCACCGTCATAGACGTGATAGCCGGCGTTGCCATAGATGCCGTACTGACCGAGACCCTGAATGATGTCCAGCCGGCCACCGGTCTTGGTTACCCCGCCCCAGTCTTCGCCCAGCCCCGGATCAAACGCTCCGGCGTAGGACAACAAACTGTCGGTCACCGAGCGCCTGGCGAGGTCGATCTTGAAGCTGGTGTCATCAATCTTGGGTTGCCAGTTGAGGCCACCGACAATGGTTTCGACCGGAAATCCGAGTGGCGAGCTGCCCACGTCGGCGCGAAACGGCCCGGCCTCGTAAGCCGCACCGACCGCGATTCCGTCCTCGCTCTGGCCGAAGCTACGTCCCTCCAAAACATCAGGGTCAACCAGCGCCAGCGCGCCAAACAGCGGTAGCTGGGCACCCGACACCGTGCCGGCATCAAGGAACACCGGCACCGCGCGCAGGCGAATCCGCCCGGCCCGTTCACCGGCAAAACTGACTTCGACCGGCATCTCGATATCGGTCAGTTCATCGAGCCCGGGCACACCATCGCGGTTGCGAATGCTGAGCCCCATGCTGGCCCATGCGCTGCGTTTGGCACGCAGGTCGGCGATGTCGCGCATCAGCGCGTTGCCCGGCGCATCCTGCTGCATCACCGGTCGCCCGCCGCCCGCAAATGCCGGCCGGGACAACAGCGGATCTTGGCGCAGCTGAATGTCGGGCGCAGCCCGACTTCTCGCCGAAAATGCCGGGGTCTGCACCTGTTGCTGCACCGGCTGCGGTTGCCGATAAACCGGCGCCGACAACTGTTGCGCCATCCCTGCAGGGCCGAGTCGCAGCCCCTGGGCCTCGTAGCTTTCGGCCGGCGCGCCCCATTGCACCTCATTGCGGGGCTGGATGGTTTCAACCTGCAAGCCGGGCGCGACGCTCAACGCCCCCGCCTGCACCGGCACACCGGGCGCGGACGCAGCGCGTGAACCATAAACCTGCGGGACTGGGGCCGGGTACTGCTGCGACGAGGGTCGGTTGCTAAGCTGCGTCGACAAGCCGGCGGGATAGGTTTGCCGGACTTGCGGCGCGTCACCCGTTTCGGCCTGGCCGGTGATGGACTGAATCTCACCCATCACATCACTGCGAAAGCGGTCCTCGCTGCCAATGCGCTGCTGCGGGCTCGCGGCAGGTGGCGCCTGTCGGGGGAAAACCGGCCCATCCTGCGGGGGCTGCCAGCTCGGTTGGGCCGCTTGCGGCGCAATCGTGCCGTACGCACGCGGGTCTTGCGCGACGCCCATTGCGTCCCGGTATTGTGGGACAGCGGGCGCTTGACGCGCGGGTTGCCCAGGCTGAAACACGTAGACATCGTCACTCTGCTGGACCCAGACACCCCCCTCGGCGCCGGGCAGACCGCGGGTTTGCACGGCAGCGCCGCGGCTGTCAGCGAGGGTTGTCACCCGCACCCAGTGCGTGCCCTGTGGCGGCGTCCAGGCATCGGCAACATAGTCGCTGCGGGGCCGCGCGGTGGCGGATGAGACGGTTAAGCCGTGTGCACCGGCGTCATGCGGTTTTTTTTTTGCCGAGTTCACGTTCGGCAGCGACCACCCTGTGAAGGGCGCTGCGCCCATGAAGTCCTGTCGGTAGGCGGGGGACTGCTGGGGGTCGACGAGGAACAACTGCGGCGAATAGGTGCCGTCGCCACTGACGCCTTCGGCACCGCCCGCTTCCTGATCGAGTCGCAGGGCGTGCTGGAACAGTTGCAGTGCGCGGCCATCTTCACCGCGCGCGCGCGCAGCCCGCCCGGCCAGCGCGTAGAGGCGCGAGCTGTTGGGATCAAGGGCGAACGCGTCGTCAAGCAGCACTTCAGCCTGATCAAGATCTTCCATGGCCAGTGCCGCGTTGATGGCGCTGCGATAGGCATCGGCGTTTTCCGGGTCGACGTCGATGACCCGGCGATTCAACGCCAGCACCCGATCGTAGTCGCGCGCGTCGTTATAGAGCCGCGCCAATGCCATCAGCACCCGTGGGTCGTTGGGGTTCACCCGCAGCAACGGTTCAAGGTACTCGTAGGCCTGTGCCAATTGACCGTCTTCGCGCACCAGATCGGCTTGGCGCAGGCGATAGGCGATGCGCATGTTGGCAAGCTGCAGCGACTGCTGATCATCAAAGCCGGTCTGCTGCAGCAGGTCTTCCATGACCACCTCAAACTCGGCGTCCTGACGCAGGGAAAACAGCAGCCCGGCGTATTGCAGGCGCATGCCAATGTCGGGGTTGGGCACTCGCGACAGTGCCTGGCGCATGTAACTCATGGCGCGCGGCTCGTCACCGATTGCCGCCCACGCGGTGGCCAGCGCGCCCAGCAGTTCGGGGGTTTCGTCAACGTAAGGTTCGACCACGGCGAGAATCTGCACCGCTTCTTCGAGCTGGCCGTAGCGGGCAAACACCGAGGCGCGCTCGGTTTCGTAACGAATCCACAGCCGCCGCTGCAGGGAAGCCATGTCGTCATTGCGGTTGACGGCAGGGATGCGTTCAAGCACCTGCAGGGCGTTAAACCAATCCTGCTGCTCGGACAGCAACATCGCCTTGATGAAGTAAGCGTCGGCCAACTGCTTGCCGTCGGTAATGAGCCCATCAACCAGCGTGTTGGCGTCACGGGTGCGGCCCTCTCGCTGGTAGATTCGCGCCAGCGACAGGCGGGTCCAGGGACTTTCCGGGTCGTGCAGCAACGCCTCTTTGAGCAGCTTTTGAGCGGTCGCGTCATCGCGATTGCGAATCGCCTTGTCGGCCTCATCGCGAAGGAACTGGCCGCGCAGCTGACTGAGATTGCCGACCTCGTTCTGCAATCGTCGGGGCAGACGTTCGGCCAGGGCAATGGCCTCCTGCAGACGGTTGGTCTGCGAGTAGACGCTGACCAGCCCGCGAATGGCCGTGAGGTTTTCGGGATCGCGCGCCAGCAGCTCGCGGTAGATCTGCTCGGCCTCACCACTTTGACCGCGCTCGACCAGCATGTCGGCGAGCGTGGATTTGACCTCCGGCTGCCGCTCGGCGACCTGCGGGTTGGCATCAATCGCCGAGCGCAAACGTTGCAGCGCCTCGTCGGTGCGACCCGCCTCGCGGGCGGTGGCGGCACTGCGCACCGCCTCCCAGAAGCGGGCCGATTGCAGGGCCTCGCGCCACCGCTGGGCGGTGTTCGGTTCGGACTGGCTGGCACGGTCTAACAGGTTGCGGGCCTCGGCGTAGCGCTCTTGGCGCAGCATGACAATGCCCATGCCCCCCAGGGCGTCGGCGTTGCCGGGCTGTTCGGCCAGGAGTTGCGCGAAGCTTTGCTCGGCGCCTGCAAGATCGCCGTTGTTGAGCACCTCGAAGGCCTCACGGATTCGGCTGCCGAATACCTCTTCGACGGTCGGACCGCTGGGCGCCTGTATCTCGCCTCCGCTTTGCGCAGCCGATCGCGCCTGCGCGCCGGGGTAGCTCCTGACCTCGCCGGTCTCCAGGGTGGCGACGGTGCCGCCCGGTCCGACTTTTTCCAGCGCAGCCAGGCGCTTGTCGATCTCGGGGTCCTTGCCAAATTTCTCGACGAAGCCCCGATACAGCGGCAAGTCGCGCGGCGTCGCCGACAGCCAGATCAACCCTTGTCGCCACGCCTGCTTGACCTCGACATCCACCGTGCCGTCATCCGCCAGCGCGGCCAACTGCTGCACGCCCTGACGACGGGTTGATTCCTGATACGTCAGGTGCTGGGCCAGCGCAACCTTGTAAATGGCGTCGTCGGGGTTTGCTTTGACCAGGCCCTCGAGGCCATTTTTGGCGGGTGTCCAGCCGCCTTCGGTACCGGCAAGCGTCTGGTAGTACTCAAGCCCGAGTCGGGTGTTGGGCACCTGGCCATCAAAGGCGCGCTCGTAAGAATCGATGGCGTCGTCAAAGCGCCCCTCCTGCGCCAGCTTGCGCGGGTCATCGAGGCGCTTCTGGTCGAATGACGCGGCCCGAATGGCCGCCTCCGCGCGGGGAATATCGGGATGCTCGGGCGCCACCTTGCGCAACCGTTCAAGGTAGACACCGGCCGCCGATTGACGACCGGTACGCGCCTCGGCCATTGCCAGACCGGCCAGCGCAGTGGGGCTGTCGCGTGACACCCGCAACAGGCGCAACCAACTGTCGCGGGCCAGGTCATCACGACCTTGCGCTTCCCAGTGCCGGGCCTGATTCGATAATTCGATCTCGGGGTCCGCACCTTGCGCCTGCGCGCTGAAGCCGCCTGTCGCAAGGCTGATGAGCCCGGCCGCGATCAATCCCCGCCATGCATCTCGCTGTGTCAATGCATCCACCTTGTATTCAAGCGGCCCAAACCGTCAAAACCGAATCGCCGTTCGAAGAATCCTTCGCCAAACAGCGCGAGCACCTGTTCAAAATAATGTGCCGGCTGCCCCAGATGTCCGTCGTGTCGGTCTGCCTTCAGCCGCTCGCGCAATGCGGCAACCGCAGAATCGTCGCCCAAGGCGTCGAAGTATGGCAACAGCGCTGCGGCAAAGCCGGCAGGCGTTGTCCCTTGGCCTTCGCCGGTGAGGGTGTCCACCTTTTCAATTGGCTCACCAGTCACTGCGCGCCTCAGAACCGGCGCTGCTGCGGCGAGGATCGGCATCATCCCCTGCCCGCTTGACTGGGTGGGCGCCATTGCCGCCCACAGGTAGACGCGAATGGCGTCGTAGCTGCCGATGCTGCCAGTGACACTGCAGACCGACGGCGTACCGTTGTCGTCGACCTCGTACCAGTCCGGCGCCAGACCTTGGGTGAGGTGCGTCTGCATCAGTGCAAGGTGATGGCGCCAGATCGCCATCCACGGGCCTTCGGGGTCTCGTTCCTGCAGGTAACGAAATTGAAATTCCGGCAGATAGCTGGGGTTGAGACGCCAGTGTCCGCTCTCGAGCAGGAAACCCTCAGGCGCGGGAATCAGCATCGAGCCGACACCCGGCAGCTCCGGCACAACCTTGCCTTTGACGTGGATCAACAATTGTTGCGCCATGGTGTTGTAGTCGGGCGCGCCCCAGAGTCGTGCGGCTTCGAACAAGGCGAAGATCAACCAAAGATCGGCATCGCTGGCCGGGTTGGCGTCAATCACGCCCCAACTGCCGTCGTCCTTCTCACCCCAAAGCCAGGCCGGCAGCCGGGTGGCGAAGCTGCCATCGCTGAGGTTGTTCCGGGTCCAGCTCACCACCGCGTCGAAGCGCTCACGGTCGTTCGCGACCAGGGCGAAAAACGCCGCATAGGCCTGACCTTCCGAGACGGTTCGCCCCCCGGCCGTGTGGTCAACCACGCGGCCATCGGCCTGGATAAAGCCTTCGGCAAACGCCTCCCAGGCTGGCCAGTGGCGGTGGCGCTCGCCCAGCCACCACCAGAGACCTGACGCCAGCGCAAGCACCAGCACGCCACACATGACCCACGGAAGCCGTTTGCGCATCCCGGGCGTCACACCCGCAAGCCGGCCGGGGCGGTCAGACCGACCATCAGGTTCGCGCTTCCTTACGCGACAACGCCATACGTCGCAGCACGCGGTAGAGCACCAGCGCGATCAGCAGCGAGGCGATCAGACCAATCAAGACCAGCATCACCGGCTGATGGGACAACCACCAGCGCATCCCGAGAATAAACGGCAGCTTGCCCATGGCGTAGCGCGAGCCCAGGTCGTAGTGATTGACCACGTCGCCACTGACCAACACCAATTCGTCGCGCACGTACTGGCTCTTGCCCGGGTCGGAAAGGACGTCGGACATGTGCACCAGTCCCCCCGGGGTCGATGAGGCGATGACCACCACCGAGCGGTCGCCGTCCAGTGGCGACTTGAAGCCCATGATGGCGCCGAGGTTGTCGGATGCATCGAGCACCATGTTGCCCGCGTGGCGCTGGGCACCCGACACATCTCGGCTTTCCCAACGCGCCCGCAAGCGGTCGATGGGACCGATGACATTGATCCGCATGTCGCTGGCGGTGAAGGTCATGGGCATCTCATTCGACCAACGGCTGAGCAGTGGCTGTGTGGCGCCGGTGCCGAGTACCAACAGGTCGGCGTCGCGAAATTGGTTGATGTCATCTGCACGCCCGAGTCGCACACGATGGGTCGGAAAGCCGGTCGAGCGACCGATACGGCCCATCAGCGCGAGGAACAGCTCAACATCACCAACCGCCATGGTGTCCGGCAGGATGACAGCGGTTTCGGACAGGTCGGCCATGCGCGTGAACGGCCAGCCCGAGCTGGCGAACTTCGACAGATCCGGCATCTGCGTGTAGTGCGGCAAGCCCTGCAGATCGATGGTCGAGTCTTCGTCGATACCGCCGCGCAGGTTGTCGAGCACCACATCGCGACAGGCACCCACCCGTTCGCGCTCGAAGTAGTACTGAAACTGCAGCTCGTTGTCGGCGCCGAACTTGTAGTCAGGGACGTAGACCGTGGCGGCGTCCACCGATTCGTATTGCGACACGAACGGCAGGTTGATCCGGTCTTCGGAATAACGGTCTTCGTTGGTCACCGACAGTGCAATGGCCTCGACAAACTCATTGTTGACGTTGACGTTGAGCGTCGACTTGCTGCCGACCGATGGCGTGTAGCGGTACTTCAGGTCCAGCTTGAGACCCTTGCTGCGCCAGGTGAACAGATCGGGCGGCAGGCTGAAAGGCACCCGGATCAGGTCGGGGTAAGCGCCGCTGGCGACCAGCGGAAACGGGTAAAGCTCGCCTAATTCAACCGCGCGATCGGTGGGCAACCAGCGCGGCGCGTCGTAAGGCTCGCGCGGGGCGGGATCGGTGAACTCGCGAATCTGCGTGCGCCCGCCCGACAGTGACCCTGTTTTCAGCGTGACCGCCTTGGCGGCCGTATTGAGCGCATCGCCGTCGACGCCGGCCAGCACCAGCAGCTTGGCATTGGGTGCACGCGGGTTCGCCACCATCGAGACGCTGCTGTTCCCGCCACTGGGCAGACTGAGCCCTTGTGGCGCCGCGCCGCCACTGCTGATGACAATACCGTGACCCTCGGGCAGCTCACCGATGCGCACCGGGAACTCCGCGCCGCGATAGGCCGCCAATGAACCGAACCATGACGCCACCACACCAGCGGCGCGCAACTCATCGACGCTCGGCGGCCCGGCGAAGACGATGGGCAGGACCAGGCGGCGCTGGTCACGGCTGTCGAAGAACGGCTGCGGAAGCAGCGCCAGGTCATCGACCAGATTCAGGGGCTCAATGTCGAGCTCCAACGTGGATTGGTTGCTGATCACCGACCACAGGGCGCTATGGAAGGGGTTTTCGCAGTCCATCGTGTAGTGACCGATGAACTGCAAACCCACCTGATTGAAGCGAACGAACAGACGAGGGTCGAGGTCGATCACCCTCTCGGCACCCTCGACGGTTTCCGGGCTGGTGGGCACGGTTGCCGACAGTTCGTTGTTCATGAACACGTTGAGGTGCGACAGGGGAAAGATCAACGATGGGGAGTGCGCGTATTTGATCGTCAACCGTGCCCGGCGGACGATTTCGTCATCGCGAATGCTCAGGGGAATGGCGATCTCGCCCTGTGTGCCACGCAGGCGGATCGGCCGATCGATACCGAGGTCCTCAAACGTCAACGTGCGACTTTCAGCACGCGTGGCGCGGGCCTCGTCGTCCTGAGCGAAGGCACCGCTCTGGGCCGCCATCAAACCCAAACCCAGCATCACCGCCAATGCGACGCCCCCACCCCGTCGAGACCGCAGGGTGCCCGCCATTGCTGCGAATTTTGTTTTCATGGTTTCGACCAAGTTGGTTACCCCAAAGCGAACGATGCGCGCAATGCCCGACACCCCGTACCGCGCCACTTCACCAAACGACTGTCCGATTTGATCTTGACGCCGTTCAGTTGACCACTTCATCCACGCGTCCGCGCGACCGAAGATGGTCGCCACCAGTTGCCGTTCCTGATCAAGGCTGAGCGGCAAAAAGTTAAGGCTCAGCACCCCGTCGCTGCTGCGCACCACCCGGGCCTTGGTCCACACCAGGCGCTGCTGCGGCAGCAGCGCCACCTCCACGTCCGTCCCGCTGGTGACGCCCTGCAATGCGCCGATTCTAAGCGCCACACCGCCCTCGGAAATGTCTCTTGTCACACACGGTACATCTTGACCATCCGCCAGCCGCAGCCGCGCGGGCACCTCAACGGTCACGCGGATGGTGCGGCGAATCTGTCGCGACTCCCAGGCCACGGCCACTGCAGCGCCCAGAATCACAGCGTTGTACACCGTCCAAAACATGTTGAGCAGCACTGTGTCGAGCTCATGGGTGTTCCAGAACAGGAACCGGACGATCCCAAAGCAGAAGCCGGCCAGGTTCAGGGCCAGCAGCACGAGGTACGGGTTGGCAATAGACCGATCGAAATAATCCTTGTCGACCAGCCCGCCTTTGGCCGTGACGTTGAATGCGCCCATCTTCGGATTGATCAGCGCCACCGTGGTCGGAATCAGGATGTAAGTGGCCAGCACCGTCTCGTAAACCTCGGCCCAGAACGAGTGGCGGAAGGCACCCTGCAATCGCGAGTTGGTGATGTTGGCGTGCACCAAATGCGGTGCGGCGTAAGCCGCAATGGCCAGCGCCGAAGCCTCGATGATGTGCGCCTCAAAAAACAGGTACG from the Polycyclovorans algicola TG408 genome contains:
- the bcsA gene encoding UDP-forming cellulose synthase catalytic subunit — its product is MSDKKTGQPNKRSLQNRNFDRRVERFVEQPIWGIPFALPLVLLICLIPVIAFISTPLSVTQQGVMGVGTLFLALWFNRTDGRLASLAMITLSILVSTRYMFWRLTETLGWGMAHRDGLDTFFSFGLVAAEMYAFIVLFLGYFQVLWPLQRKPVALPRQVDEWPTVDIYIPTYNEPLSVVRPTVLASLDVDWPREKLRIYVLDDGRRDEFKAFCEEVGATHITRADSKHAKAGNLNRALAKTQGEFIAIFDCDHIPTRSFLQVAMGWMVKDPKLAMMQTPHHFFSPDPFERNLGTFRKVPNEGELFYGLLQDGNDFWNATFFCGSCAVMRRTALDDVGGIATETVTEDAHTALKMHRRGWKTAYLNLPQAAGLATESLSAHVGQRIRWARGMAQIFRIDNPIIAKGLSIGQRLCYANAMLHFFYGLPRLVFLTAPLSYLFFEAHIIEASALAIAAYAAPHLVHANITNSRLQGAFRHSFWAEVYETVLATYILIPTTVALINPKMGAFNVTAKGGLVDKDYFDRSIANPYLVLLALNLAGFCFGIVRFLFWNTHELDTVLLNMFWTVYNAVILGAAVAVAWESRQIRRTIRVTVEVPARLRLADGQDVPCVTRDISEGGVALRIGALQGVTSGTDVEVALLPQQRLVWTKARVVRSSDGVLSLNFLPLSLDQERQLVATIFGRADAWMKWSTERRQDQIGQSFGEVARYGVSGIARIVRFGVTNLVETMKTKFAAMAGTLRSRRGGGVALAVMLGLGLMAAQSGAFAQDDEARATRAESRTLTFEDLGIDRPIRLRGTQGEIAIPLSIRDDEIVRRARLTIKYAHSPSLIFPLSHLNVFMNNELSATVPTSPETVEGAERVIDLDPRLFVRFNQVGLQFIGHYTMDCENPFHSALWSVISNQSTLELDIEPLNLVDDLALLPQPFFDSRDQRRLVLPIVFAGPPSVDELRAAGVVASWFGSLAAYRGAEFPVRIGELPEGHGIVISSGGAAPQGLSLPSGGNSSVSMVANPRAPNAKLLVLAGVDGDALNTAAKAVTLKTGSLSGGRTQIREFTDPAPREPYDAPRWLPTDRAVELGELYPFPLVASGAYPDLIRVPFSLPPDLFTWRSKGLKLDLKYRYTPSVGSKSTLNVNVNNEFVEAIALSVTNEDRYSEDRINLPFVSQYESVDAATVYVPDYKFGADNELQFQYYFERERVGACRDVVLDNLRGGIDEDSTIDLQGLPHYTQMPDLSKFASSGWPFTRMADLSETAVILPDTMAVGDVELFLALMGRIGRSTGFPTHRVRLGRADDINQFRDADLLVLGTGATQPLLSRWSNEMPMTFTASDMRINVIGPIDRLRARWESRDVSGAQRHAGNMVLDASDNLGAIMGFKSPLDGDRSVVVIASSTPGGLVHMSDVLSDPGKSQYVRDELVLVSGDVVNHYDLGSRYAMGKLPFILGMRWWLSHQPVMLVLIGLIASLLIALVLYRVLRRMALSRKEART